In Quadrisphaera sp. RL12-1S, a single genomic region encodes these proteins:
- a CDS encoding AGE family epimerase/isomerase, translated as MSAAGTTPATPTTGQRLPGWLGQPTHRAWLDEHCRDLLAFGQLFPADGGGAAWLDDQGDPDPSHGVQTWITARMAHVYSLGHLLGVPGAGALADEALAGLWDAEHGADGEAPLRDAEHGGWFSKLDESGTPAQGKACYDHAFVVLASSTATAAGRLGAADLFREALAVYEERFWDEDAGMPVDTWDTAFTTLDDYRGINGAMHSVEASLAASDVLSDVLGDDEGSARWRGRALSILAKVAAWSRDNGWRVPEHFDSAWSVQLEFNADKKADPFKPYGATIGHGLEWSRLLLHGDATARAAGEEPPAGLVEASTALFERAVLDGWHVDGLPGFVYTTDWSGKPVVRDRMHWVPAEATAAAAALALATGEQSYADSYALWWDHIADVVLDHEDGSWHHQLDERNRPSGTVWPGKADLYHAVGATLVPRLPLAPSQATAVRRGLLLG; from the coding sequence GTGAGCGCGGCGGGGACCACCCCGGCGACCCCGACCACCGGCCAGCGGCTGCCCGGCTGGCTCGGGCAGCCCACGCACCGCGCATGGCTGGACGAGCACTGCCGGGACCTGCTGGCGTTCGGCCAGCTCTTCCCCGCCGACGGCGGGGGAGCGGCCTGGCTCGACGACCAGGGCGATCCCGACCCCAGCCACGGCGTGCAGACGTGGATCACCGCCCGGATGGCGCACGTCTACTCCCTGGGCCACCTGCTGGGCGTGCCCGGGGCGGGTGCCCTGGCCGACGAGGCGCTCGCCGGGCTGTGGGACGCCGAGCACGGCGCCGACGGCGAGGCGCCCCTGCGGGACGCCGAGCACGGCGGCTGGTTCAGCAAGCTCGACGAGAGCGGCACCCCCGCCCAGGGCAAGGCCTGCTACGACCACGCCTTCGTGGTGCTCGCCTCCTCCACCGCGACGGCCGCAGGCCGTCTCGGCGCGGCCGACCTGTTCCGCGAGGCCCTCGCCGTCTACGAGGAGCGGTTCTGGGACGAGGACGCGGGCATGCCCGTGGACACGTGGGACACCGCGTTCACCACCCTGGACGACTACCGCGGCATCAACGGCGCCATGCACTCCGTGGAGGCGTCGCTGGCGGCCTCCGACGTGCTGTCCGACGTCCTCGGGGACGACGAGGGCTCCGCTCGCTGGCGCGGGCGGGCCCTGAGCATCCTCGCGAAGGTCGCCGCGTGGTCGCGCGACAACGGCTGGCGCGTGCCGGAGCACTTCGACTCCGCCTGGTCGGTGCAGCTGGAGTTCAACGCCGACAAGAAGGCCGACCCCTTCAAGCCGTACGGCGCGACCATCGGCCACGGCCTGGAGTGGTCCCGCCTGCTGCTCCACGGCGACGCCACCGCCCGCGCCGCGGGGGAGGAGCCGCCGGCCGGCCTGGTGGAGGCCTCGACGGCGCTGTTCGAGCGGGCCGTCCTGGACGGCTGGCACGTCGACGGGCTCCCCGGCTTCGTCTACACCACCGACTGGTCCGGGAAGCCCGTGGTGCGCGACCGCATGCACTGGGTGCCCGCCGAGGCGACCGCCGCCGCGGCCGCCCTGGCCCTGGCCACCGGGGAGCAGTCCTACGCCGACTCCTACGCGCTGTGGTGGGACCACATCGCCGACGTCGTCCTGGACCACGAGGACGGCTCCTGGCACCACCAGCTCGACGAGCGCAACCGCCCCAGCGGCACGGTCTGGCCGGGCAAGGCCGACCTCTACCACGCCGTCGGCGCCACCCTGGTGCCGCGGCTCCCGCTGGCTCCCAGCCAGGCTACAGCCGTGCGCCGGGGGCTGCTGCTCGGCTGA
- a CDS encoding putative bifunctional diguanylate cyclase/phosphodiesterase has translation MTSSPGPEPPQGAELSSEVFELRHRWVTGVLVGLALGLAVWVLTPGTPRASTVPLTPLLVFVALTAATALVALRPWRSLSARASCTLRATATSTGCFAAASLVVALTGGAAEAHFLFFVLVPLVALYEMAVPFLVLGGFVFLEHGVVGSLWPQAVFGYGYPGSEDVWVAAAVHSALFAAGCAGSVLAWRGARSARREAARVVSLLRERATHDELTGLANRAGLARVLGSALTGTPQDLAVVVVDLNRFKEVNDTLGHDAGDVLLRGVAQVMVETVGDRGVLARLGGDEFALVLPGADGRTACAVAEQLREQVRERSTVAGIALDLDLSAGVALHVADQELDAAAAHTASGELLRHADIAMYTAKRGGGGAVVYDPAMDHHSTARLEVARELRTAIAQRDQLVLHYQPKISLVGESGASAGPASGTLVGVEALVRWQHPVRGFMPPGDFIPLLETTDLVHSFTAYMIDMALDQAQAWFLSGHEVPIAVNAFPRCLTHPDFLPHVAHALHVRGLPAHLLRLEITEDALVADPETASTVITQLRELGVATSIDDFGTGYSSLSYLRRLPVDEVKLDRSFVTGLGSAAGGEGGDEVLVASIIDLAHRLGMKVVAEGVEDPAETRALRALGCDVAQGYLFARPAPAAALAPELLATSRRWWRAPAQGRVLTGEMTGPASAGLGSSSG, from the coding sequence ATGACGTCGAGCCCGGGACCTGAGCCCCCGCAGGGGGCCGAGCTGTCCTCCGAGGTCTTCGAGCTGCGGCACCGGTGGGTGACCGGCGTGCTCGTCGGCCTCGCGCTCGGGCTGGCCGTGTGGGTGCTCACCCCCGGGACGCCCCGGGCCTCCACGGTCCCCCTGACACCGCTGCTGGTGTTCGTGGCGCTCACGGCGGCGACGGCGCTCGTGGCGCTGCGCCCGTGGCGGTCGCTGTCCGCCCGCGCCTCGTGCACCCTGCGCGCCACCGCCACCTCCACGGGCTGCTTCGCGGCGGCGAGCCTGGTGGTGGCGCTGACGGGAGGGGCCGCCGAGGCGCACTTCCTCTTCTTCGTCCTGGTGCCCCTCGTCGCGCTCTACGAGATGGCCGTGCCGTTCCTCGTGCTCGGCGGCTTCGTGTTCCTGGAGCACGGCGTGGTGGGCAGCCTGTGGCCCCAGGCGGTCTTCGGGTACGGGTACCCCGGCAGCGAGGACGTGTGGGTCGCGGCGGCCGTGCACTCGGCGCTGTTCGCCGCCGGGTGCGCCGGGTCGGTGCTGGCCTGGCGCGGTGCTCGCAGCGCGCGCCGGGAGGCTGCCCGCGTGGTGTCCCTGCTGCGCGAGCGCGCCACCCACGACGAGCTGACGGGGCTGGCCAACCGCGCCGGCCTCGCCCGGGTGCTGGGCTCCGCCCTGACGGGGACGCCGCAGGACCTGGCGGTGGTGGTCGTCGACCTCAACAGGTTCAAGGAGGTCAACGACACCCTCGGCCACGACGCCGGTGACGTGCTGCTGCGCGGGGTGGCCCAGGTGATGGTGGAGACGGTCGGGGACCGGGGCGTGCTGGCGCGCCTGGGCGGTGACGAGTTCGCCCTGGTGCTGCCGGGCGCCGACGGGCGCACCGCGTGCGCCGTGGCCGAGCAGCTGCGCGAGCAGGTGCGCGAGCGCTCCACCGTGGCCGGCATCGCGCTGGACCTGGACCTGTCCGCCGGGGTGGCGCTGCACGTCGCGGACCAGGAGCTGGACGCCGCGGCCGCGCACACCGCCAGCGGGGAGCTGCTGCGCCACGCGGACATCGCGATGTACACCGCCAAGCGCGGCGGCGGCGGCGCCGTGGTCTACGACCCGGCCATGGACCACCACAGCACCGCCCGGCTGGAGGTGGCGCGCGAGCTGCGCACCGCGATCGCCCAGCGCGACCAGCTGGTGCTGCACTACCAGCCGAAGATCAGCCTCGTCGGTGAGAGCGGGGCCAGCGCTGGCCCGGCGTCAGGGACGCTGGTGGGGGTCGAGGCGCTCGTGCGCTGGCAGCACCCCGTGCGCGGCTTCATGCCGCCGGGGGACTTCATCCCGCTGCTGGAGACCACCGACCTGGTGCACTCCTTCACCGCCTACATGATCGACATGGCGCTCGACCAGGCGCAGGCGTGGTTCCTGTCCGGGCACGAGGTGCCGATCGCCGTCAACGCCTTCCCGCGCTGCCTCACCCACCCCGACTTCCTGCCGCACGTGGCGCACGCGCTGCACGTCCGGGGGCTGCCGGCGCACCTGCTCCGCCTGGAGATCACCGAGGACGCGCTCGTCGCGGACCCGGAGACGGCGTCCACCGTCATCACCCAGCTGCGCGAGCTGGGCGTGGCCACCTCCATCGACGACTTCGGCACCGGGTACTCCTCGCTGAGCTACCTGCGGCGGCTCCCCGTGGACGAGGTCAAGCTGGACCGCTCCTTCGTCACGGGCCTGGGCTCCGCCGCTGGTGGTGAGGGCGGTGACGAGGTGCTGGTCGCCTCGATCATCGACCTGGCCCACCGCCTGGGCATGAAGGTGGTGGCCGAGGGCGTGGAGGACCCGGCGGAGACCCGGGCGCTGCGCGCCCTGGGGTGCGACGTGGCGCAGGGCTACCTGTTCGCCCGGCCCGCGCCCGCCGCGGCGCTGGCGCCGGAGCTGCTGGCCACCAGCCGGCGCTGGTGGCGCGCGCCGGCTCAGGGGCGGGTGCTCACCGGTGAGATGACCGGGCCGGCCTCGGCGGGCCTGGGCTCGTCCTCGGGGTAG
- a CDS encoding diguanylate cyclase, giving the protein MLEGPVVAAPTGPPDAALVACLLRGTASLAVLLLDADLRITATGPGVSGLLGWPEGALVGRWAADLLVPLKVLPAPRTGDDAEEASLSEVVGRALHDDAVRGRWQLRTADGGLRTAVVTAALDHDDDGRVRGGVLAAAEVQTADHARDQLADSEEQFRLVFDESPTAMAVVSLAAGTRGRVRRANAAMESFTGRRRRELFSMAVVDLLHPDERAAHRGYLLGAAEDGLTEPDGVLRRFVHRDGSVRLARKSTALVTPRGARERHLLVQLQDVTEQHAAQEALAHAALHDPLTGLANRALFTDRLEHALAAEARAQRGLTLLYADLDGFKPVNDDHGHEAGDAVLVEVAERLRRGVREEDTVARLGGDEFAVICPGLVEEHVPTVLGRVAASVEGPFTLPSGVVVQLGMSTGSATTVGRVAADALIREADTAMYRVKRAQRAER; this is encoded by the coding sequence GTGCTCGAAGGCCCCGTGGTGGCGGCGCCCACCGGCCCACCCGACGCCGCGCTGGTCGCATGCCTGCTGCGCGGCACGGCCTCGCTCGCGGTGCTGCTGCTGGACGCCGACCTGCGCATCACCGCCACCGGGCCGGGCGTGTCCGGTCTCCTCGGCTGGCCCGAGGGGGCGCTGGTCGGGCGCTGGGCGGCGGACCTGCTGGTGCCGCTCAAGGTGCTGCCCGCCCCCCGCACGGGGGACGACGCCGAGGAGGCCTCCCTCTCGGAGGTGGTGGGCCGCGCGCTGCACGACGACGCCGTCCGCGGGCGCTGGCAGCTGAGGACGGCCGATGGCGGGCTGCGCACCGCCGTCGTGACCGCGGCCCTGGACCACGACGACGACGGCCGCGTGCGCGGCGGGGTGCTGGCGGCCGCCGAGGTGCAGACCGCCGACCACGCGCGCGACCAGCTGGCCGACTCCGAGGAGCAGTTCCGCCTGGTCTTCGACGAGTCCCCGACGGCGATGGCCGTGGTCAGCCTCGCCGCGGGCACCCGCGGCCGGGTCCGCCGCGCCAACGCGGCGATGGAGTCCTTCACCGGCCGCCGCCGCCGGGAGCTGTTCAGCATGGCGGTGGTGGACCTGCTGCACCCCGACGAGCGCGCGGCGCACCGCGGCTACCTGCTCGGCGCCGCGGAGGACGGGCTGACCGAGCCCGACGGCGTGCTGCGCCGCTTCGTGCACCGCGACGGATCGGTGCGCCTGGCCCGCAAGTCCACGGCCCTGGTGACCCCCCGCGGGGCCCGCGAGCGGCACCTGCTGGTGCAGCTGCAGGACGTCACCGAGCAGCACGCGGCGCAGGAGGCGCTCGCGCACGCGGCCCTGCACGACCCGCTGACGGGCCTGGCCAACCGCGCGCTCTTCACCGACCGCCTCGAGCACGCGCTCGCCGCGGAGGCGCGCGCGCAGCGCGGGCTGACCCTGCTCTACGCGGACCTGGACGGGTTCAAGCCCGTCAACGACGACCACGGCCACGAGGCCGGCGACGCCGTGCTGGTGGAGGTCGCCGAGCGCCTGCGCCGCGGCGTGCGCGAGGAGGACACCGTCGCCCGCCTGGGCGGCGACGAGTTCGCGGTGATCTGCCCCGGCCTGGTCGAGGAGCACGTGCCCACGGTGCTGGGGCGCGTGGCGGCGTCGGTGGAGGGCCCGTTCACCCTCCCGTCGGGGGTCGTCGTGCAGCTGGGCATGAGCACCGGGTCCGCCACCACGGTGGGCCGGGTCGCGGCGGACGCGCTCATCCGCGAGGCCGACACCGCCATGTACCGCGTCAAGCGGGCCCAGCGCGCCGAGCGCTGA
- a CDS encoding SpoIIE family protein phosphatase, whose amino-acid sequence MEGPPTPATAPDVVTAHELLQARLVVATEAAQLGLWEWDLTTDALEWDARSRAMYGQTDMPLTGLVGDINRTMHPDDQAPLADLLARAIAQRGTLEAEFRTLQPDGSERVVYARGQVLVDAHGAAVRMVGTNADVTDLRRAQREAAQDAERMARLVHVARALGDAEDEQAVLRVVNGAATEVFGASSVALVLQTEQDGGGALRTLTVHGDGSTATTAHLPADAPLPAVHTATSGTSWFVEARVRAPQAFAAGAAAWEASGTDAVGCVPLESDSGVFGALSVGFPAPRTWREADRQLLTTFGSLTSQALRRIWARSAELAALHAARRSAAQQTALVALAQSLELAEDEEEVLAVVTGGGVSLLGARGAVLCLRAPDRERSGDDDGEGVLRALTTSFFADTVRAEVAELPADFPLPMVDAATSGRSHFLPDSAAAVALFPGQEQVVEELYAAAGTQASAAVALTDAGVVVGSLSVALESAHTWTEDEQALLQAFTSLTATALSRIHAQEAERAANAAVRRFSETLQRSLLTRPPEPDHLHLAVRYLPAATEAQVGGDWYDAFMVGDGATSIVVGDVTGHDRDAAAAMGQMRNLLRGIAHVSGAEPAQVMSSLDAAVRDLDVGAMATVVLLKVEQSPAQRARGERRLRWSNAGHPPPLLVGPDGRARYLESDPDLLVGLAPEVPRTEHEVPLPAGSTLLVFTDGLVERRGADLADGLAWLARTVEQLHDRSVEEICDELLAQVGDAVEDDVAIVALRAYPEDEPRPAEAGPVISPVSTRP is encoded by the coding sequence GTGGAAGGCCCCCCGACCCCGGCGACGGCGCCGGACGTGGTCACCGCCCACGAGCTGCTCCAGGCCCGCCTGGTGGTGGCCACCGAGGCGGCGCAGCTGGGGCTGTGGGAGTGGGACCTCACCACCGACGCCCTCGAGTGGGACGCCCGCAGCCGTGCCATGTACGGCCAGACCGACATGCCGCTGACCGGGCTGGTCGGCGACATCAACCGGACGATGCACCCCGACGACCAGGCGCCGCTGGCCGACCTGCTGGCCCGGGCCATCGCGCAGCGGGGCACCCTCGAGGCCGAGTTCCGCACCCTCCAGCCCGACGGCTCCGAGCGCGTGGTCTACGCCCGCGGCCAGGTGCTGGTGGACGCCCACGGCGCGGCGGTGCGCATGGTGGGCACCAACGCGGACGTCACCGACCTGCGCCGCGCCCAGCGCGAGGCCGCCCAGGACGCGGAGCGGATGGCGCGCCTGGTGCACGTGGCCCGCGCCCTGGGGGACGCCGAGGACGAGCAGGCCGTGCTGCGCGTGGTCAACGGCGCCGCCACCGAGGTGTTCGGCGCCTCCTCGGTGGCGCTGGTGCTGCAGACCGAGCAGGACGGCGGCGGCGCGCTGCGCACCCTGACCGTCCACGGCGACGGCTCCACCGCCACCACCGCCCACCTCCCCGCCGACGCCCCCCTGCCCGCGGTGCACACCGCCACGAGCGGGACCAGCTGGTTCGTCGAGGCGCGCGTCCGCGCCCCGCAGGCCTTCGCGGCGGGCGCGGCGGCGTGGGAGGCCTCCGGCACGGACGCCGTCGGCTGCGTGCCGCTCGAGTCCGACTCCGGCGTCTTCGGCGCCCTGTCGGTGGGCTTCCCGGCGCCGCGGACGTGGCGCGAGGCCGACCGCCAGCTGCTCACCACCTTCGGCTCGCTGACGTCCCAGGCGCTGCGGCGGATCTGGGCGCGCTCCGCCGAGCTCGCCGCCCTGCACGCGGCACGCCGCTCCGCCGCCCAGCAGACGGCGCTGGTGGCCCTCGCCCAGTCCCTGGAGCTGGCCGAGGACGAGGAGGAGGTGCTCGCCGTGGTCACCGGCGGCGGCGTGAGCCTGCTGGGAGCGCGCGGCGCCGTGCTGTGCCTGCGCGCCCCGGACCGCGAGCGCAGCGGGGACGACGACGGCGAGGGCGTGCTGCGGGCCCTGACCACCAGCTTCTTCGCCGACACGGTCCGGGCCGAGGTGGCCGAGCTCCCCGCGGACTTCCCGCTGCCGATGGTGGACGCCGCCACCAGCGGGCGCTCCCACTTCCTGCCCGACAGCGCCGCCGCGGTGGCGCTGTTCCCCGGGCAGGAGCAGGTGGTCGAGGAGCTGTACGCGGCCGCCGGCACGCAGGCGTCAGCGGCCGTGGCCCTCACCGACGCCGGCGTCGTCGTCGGGTCCCTGTCGGTGGCGCTGGAGTCGGCGCACACCTGGACCGAGGACGAGCAGGCGCTGCTGCAGGCGTTCACGTCGCTGACCGCCACGGCGCTGTCCCGGATCCACGCCCAGGAGGCCGAGCGGGCCGCCAACGCCGCCGTGCGCCGGTTCTCCGAGACCCTGCAGCGCAGCCTGCTGACCCGTCCGCCCGAGCCGGACCACCTGCACCTGGCCGTCCGCTACCTGCCCGCCGCCACCGAGGCGCAGGTCGGCGGCGACTGGTACGACGCGTTCATGGTGGGTGACGGCGCCACGAGCATCGTGGTGGGTGACGTCACCGGCCACGACCGGGACGCCGCCGCGGCCATGGGCCAGATGCGCAACCTGCTGCGCGGCATCGCCCACGTCAGCGGCGCGGAGCCCGCGCAGGTGATGAGCAGCCTCGACGCCGCCGTCCGCGACCTCGACGTGGGCGCCATGGCCACCGTGGTGCTGCTGAAGGTCGAGCAGTCGCCGGCCCAGCGGGCCCGCGGGGAGCGCAGGCTGCGCTGGTCCAACGCGGGGCACCCGCCGCCGCTGCTGGTGGGACCGGACGGGCGCGCCCGCTACCTGGAGAGCGACCCGGACCTGCTCGTCGGGCTGGCTCCCGAGGTGCCGCGCACCGAGCACGAGGTGCCGCTGCCGGCCGGGTCGACGCTGCTGGTCTTCACCGACGGCCTGGTGGAGCGACGGGGCGCCGACCTCGCCGACGGGCTCGCCTGGCTGGCGCGCACCGTCGAGCAGCTGCACGACCGGTCCGTCGAGGAGATCTGCGACGAGCTGCTGGCCCAGGTCGGCGACGCGGTGGAGGACGACGTCGCGATCGTCGCTCTGCGCGCCTACCCCGAGGACGAGCCCAGGCCCGCCGAGGCCGGCCCGGTCATCTCACCGGTGAGCACCCGCCCCTGA
- a CDS encoding LacI family DNA-binding transcriptional regulator: MSALTPPASSPGRSPSITDVAARAGVSIQTVSRVLNSAPKVAVGTRQRVQQAIAELGYRRNPAARALATGRGGVVGVLTSSSALYGPASVTAALGLAATEAGVHLAVEHVVDYEVDSVRHALSRLEDQYAAGVVVVAPVREAYEALAGAQLLVPVVAVSSGGGGATEVSVDHRAGARLAVQHLLDLGHETVWHVRGPRGWYEADQREQGWREVLEGAGREVPPVLEGAWSADAGFRAGELLARVPEVTAVFAANDPSALGVVRALTERGRSVPGEVSVVGFDDVPESAFFLPPLTTVRQEFSELGRTALRVVLQMVEELDGGRPAQDGEPQAAARSVQLQPELVVRRSTAPPRV, from the coding sequence GTGAGCGCTCTCACGCCGCCGGCGTCGTCGCCGGGGCGCAGCCCGTCCATCACGGACGTCGCCGCGCGCGCCGGCGTGTCGATCCAGACCGTCTCGAGGGTGCTCAACTCAGCGCCGAAGGTCGCCGTCGGCACGCGGCAGCGGGTGCAGCAGGCCATCGCCGAGCTCGGGTACCGGCGCAACCCCGCGGCGCGGGCGCTGGCCACGGGCCGCGGCGGGGTGGTGGGCGTGCTGACCTCGAGCTCAGCGCTGTACGGGCCGGCGTCGGTGACGGCCGCGCTCGGCCTGGCGGCCACCGAGGCGGGCGTGCACCTCGCGGTGGAGCACGTGGTCGACTACGAGGTCGACTCGGTGCGCCACGCCCTGTCGCGCCTGGAGGACCAGTACGCCGCGGGCGTGGTGGTGGTCGCGCCGGTGCGCGAGGCCTACGAGGCCCTCGCCGGCGCGCAGCTGCTGGTGCCGGTGGTGGCCGTGAGCAGCGGTGGCGGGGGCGCCACCGAGGTCTCGGTCGACCACCGCGCTGGAGCCCGGTTGGCGGTGCAGCACCTGCTGGACCTGGGGCACGAGACGGTCTGGCACGTGCGGGGGCCGCGGGGCTGGTACGAGGCCGACCAGCGCGAGCAGGGCTGGCGGGAGGTGCTGGAGGGCGCGGGGCGGGAGGTGCCGCCGGTGCTGGAGGGTGCCTGGTCGGCGGATGCGGGGTTCCGGGCGGGGGAGCTGTTGGCGCGGGTGCCGGAGGTGACGGCGGTGTTCGCGGCGAACGATCCTTCGGCGCTGGGGGTGGTGCGTGCGCTGACCGAGCGCGGTCGCAGTGTGCCGGGGGAGGTGAGCGTGGTGGGTTTTGATGACGTGCCGGAGAGTGCGTTCTTCTTGCCGCCGTTGACCACGGTGCGTCAGGAGTTCTCCGAGCTGGGGCGCACGGCGCTGCGGGTGGTGCTGCAGATGGTCGAGGAGCTCGACGGCGGGCGGCCCGCGCAGGACGGGGAGCCGCAGGCCGCGGCCCGGTCCGTCCAGCTGCAGCCGGAGCTGGTGGTGCGGCGCAGCACCGCGCCGCCGCGGGTCTGA